A section of the Anabaena cylindrica PCC 7122 genome encodes:
- a CDS encoding ATP-binding protein, whose product MMKKFNQYLPQYNLWLSKYRIILLSSTLFLSFDIGVLIPNFIISSQLQEDAVIINLAGRQRMLSQRIAKTLLQLQVAQTLNLPTAATKEELIKAFNKFDETLTGFSSGKIVTGSDEKPVFIKKLEEEKSKELVTQAQAIWNMYRVKITPIILSGTQISPPVLTEAVIYSSENNIKLLNLMNDLTTEYQNIANQRAHRLQIIQITGLVMALTNFFILLSQSLKKLTDSDTQMAETLKQLETTQLQLIQKEKMSSLGQLVAGIAHEINNPINFISPNINHAHKYISELLELIELYQKYYLEPIPEIDEFIQLIDLDFLQSDLPELLKSMKNGTIRIQQIVLSLRSFSRLNEAELKKIDIHESIDNILIILQNRLSYKLNQPNIEIIKEYDKLLPLIECYTAKINQVLLNIISNAIDFLEITPSHINPKISITTKFIKNNYVLICIADNGIGIPLENQQRIFDPFFTTKPVGQGTGLGLSISYKIIVEEHHGQISCSSTSGEGTEVQLKIPIVYSPDNFRKI is encoded by the coding sequence ATGATGAAAAAATTCAATCAATATTTGCCCCAGTACAATCTGTGGCTAAGTAAATATCGTATTATTTTACTTTCTTCTACTTTATTTTTGAGCTTCGACATAGGTGTTCTTATACCTAATTTCATTATATCTTCCCAACTACAAGAAGATGCTGTAATTATTAATTTGGCAGGTCGTCAGAGAATGTTATCACAGAGAATTGCCAAAACTCTATTACAATTGCAGGTTGCACAAACATTAAACCTTCCCACCGCAGCCACAAAAGAAGAATTAATAAAAGCCTTTAATAAATTTGATGAAACTTTAACTGGATTTTCTTCAGGGAAAATTGTCACTGGTAGTGATGAAAAACCTGTTTTTATTAAAAAACTAGAAGAAGAAAAATCTAAAGAACTAGTTACTCAAGCCCAAGCAATCTGGAATATGTATAGAGTAAAAATAACCCCTATAATTTTATCTGGAACGCAAATTTCACCCCCCGTATTAACAGAAGCTGTAATTTATTCTAGTGAAAATAATATCAAATTATTAAATTTAATGAATGATCTAACTACAGAATATCAAAATATAGCTAATCAAAGAGCGCATAGGTTACAGATTATTCAGATTACTGGGTTAGTAATGGCATTAACTAATTTCTTTATCTTGCTTTCACAGAGTTTAAAAAAACTAACAGACAGCGATACTCAAATGGCAGAAACTTTAAAGCAATTAGAAACAACCCAACTTCAACTTATCCAAAAAGAAAAAATGTCCAGTTTGGGACAACTGGTTGCGGGAATAGCTCATGAAATTAATAATCCTATTAATTTTATTTCACCTAATATTAATCACGCTCATAAATATATTTCAGAACTATTAGAATTGATAGAACTTTACCAGAAATATTACTTAGAACCAATACCAGAAATAGATGAATTTATCCAACTCATTGATCTAGATTTTCTGCAATCAGATTTACCAGAACTACTAAAATCAATGAAAAATGGTACAATCCGTATTCAACAAATTGTACTTTCTTTAAGAAGTTTTTCTCGCTTAAATGAAGCTGAACTTAAGAAAATTGATATACATGAGAGCATTGATAATATTCTAATTATTCTTCAAAACAGATTGAGTTATAAATTAAATCAACCCAATATAGAAATTATCAAAGAATATGATAAATTGCTACCATTAATAGAATGTTATACTGCCAAAATTAATCAGGTTCTATTAAATATTATTTCCAATGCTATTGATTTTTTGGAAATAACCCCATCACACATAAATCCTAAAATATCCATTACTACTAAATTTATCAAAAATAATTATGTCTTAATTTGCATTGCTGATAATGGAATTGGGATACCACTAGAAAATCAACAGAGAATTTTTGACCCATTTTTTACAACTAAGCCAGTAGGACAAGGTACTGGTTTAGGATTATCCATTAGCTACAAAATTATTGTTGAAGAACATCATGGTCAAATAAGCTGTAGTTCTACTTCTGGAGAAGGTACAGAAGTCCAATTAAAAATTCCTATTGTTTATTCACCAGATAATTTTAGAAAAATATAG
- a CDS encoding SGNH/GDSL hydrolase family protein: MKEPYLLAASLLTGLTVPTSALPKMSSILPENTAFLEDLTPDSQSQVSRKVINNVDISLPEFSGQATSTPRRSQRQVREKSISLPEFSSQAVSISENSQGEAGEKVAPSLDILLAEFTNYILPTPIKTSLNFSSQKTKQTFLSGSQLYYLRLASLKTGQIYTRVDDDDLSSSWKSAKQYKLSYQDWKSLLVMEARAISQGQGSNRLSILVGDSLSLWFPKEKLPSGKLWLNQGISGDRSEGVLRRVGAFSTTRPEVIYLMVGINDLLRGASDVSILRNHRQIIRSLRQTHPKSQIMVQSILPIRRTIIPNKRIRHLNAQIALIAKQEGANYLNIHNWFTDFEGNLRSDLTTDGVHLTLEGYDVWQAALQRIEFRVAQSLN; encoded by the coding sequence ATGAAGGAACCTTATCTGTTGGCAGCAAGCTTGTTAACAGGATTGACAGTACCAACATCGGCTCTCCCAAAGATGTCGAGTATATTACCAGAGAATACAGCTTTTCTGGAAGATTTAACACCAGATTCACAGTCACAAGTAAGCAGAAAAGTTATCAACAATGTTGACATTTCTTTACCAGAATTTAGCGGTCAAGCTACTTCCACACCGAGGCGTTCGCAGCGACAAGTACGTGAAAAAAGTATATCTTTACCAGAATTCAGTAGCCAAGCTGTATCCATATCTGAGAATTCGCAGGGAGAAGCAGGTGAGAAAGTTGCCCCCAGTCTTGACATCTTGTTAGCAGAATTCACTAACTATATTTTGCCAACACCCATAAAGACATCACTCAACTTCAGTTCCCAAAAAACCAAACAAACTTTTTTATCTGGAAGTCAACTGTACTACCTAAGATTAGCGTCACTAAAAACTGGTCAGATTTATACACGCGTGGATGATGACGATTTATCATCCTCGTGGAAGTCAGCTAAACAGTATAAACTCAGTTATCAAGATTGGAAAAGCTTATTAGTTATGGAAGCTAGGGCTATTTCCCAAGGTCAGGGTTCAAATCGTTTGAGTATATTGGTGGGCGATTCTCTGAGTTTGTGGTTTCCTAAAGAAAAGCTGCCTTCTGGTAAATTATGGCTAAATCAAGGCATATCTGGAGATCGGTCTGAGGGTGTATTGAGAAGAGTGGGAGCATTCTCGACAACGCGTCCAGAGGTGATTTATTTGATGGTTGGGATCAATGATTTACTTAGAGGTGCTAGTGATGTTTCTATTTTGCGTAATCACCGCCAGATTATTCGCAGTTTACGCCAAACTCACCCAAAAAGTCAGATTATGGTGCAATCAATTTTGCCGATTCGCCGGACTATAATTCCTAACAAGCGTATTCGTCATCTCAATGCTCAAATAGCCTTGATTGCTAAACAGGAAGGGGCAAATTATCTGAATATCCACAATTGGTTTACAGATTTTGAGGGTAATTTACGTTCAGACTTAACAACAGATGGGGTGCATTTGACACTGGAAGGATATGATGTATGGCAAGCTGCTCTACAGCGAATAGAGTTTAGGGTTGCTCAAAGCCTGAATTGA
- a CDS encoding site-specific DNA-methyltransferase gives MKPHLKTDNKKIWKPYSQSRQILLKNGYKANICPVGHEILEKLLKDNQVAISPNLLKIANTELNSAYLRPVNRRKKPHPVSYPLGFLEFFIQFVTFDGYLVLDT, from the coding sequence TTGAAACCACATCTTAAAACAGATAACAAAAAAATTTGGAAGCCTTATAGCCAGAGTAGGCAAATTTTACTCAAAAATGGCTATAAAGCTAATATTTGTCCAGTTGGACATGAAATTTTGGAAAAACTCCTGAAGGATAACCAGGTAGCAATTTCGCCGAATTTGCTAAAAATTGCCAACACTGAGTTAAATAGTGCTTATTTACGCCCTGTAAATAGGCGTAAGAAACCCCATCCAGTAAGTTATCCTTTGGGTTTTCTTGAGTTCTTTATTCAGTTTGTAACTTTTGACGGATATCTAGTTCTAGATACCTGA
- a CDS encoding DUF2301 domain-containing membrane protein, translating to MTTQTMSAPEVYQGQFGNFTITKSDRTSVIIYRTGLMVAAVSFAIGSGLVLFSPQPVAIPAITPLYTCFSLALGVSLLTIHIYMASLHRILQLFWIIGSISAFLFGHFDSQPFAITVYNEPLTLFGVGFTFAALTGIFFKEGFCFNRLETKILTPLVPLLLLGHLTGILSTQAEQILLGIWAICFLVFALRKTVQAIPADIGDKSVFDYLKNQRLAKV from the coding sequence ATGACTACACAAACAATGTCTGCACCAGAAGTATATCAAGGCCAGTTTGGCAATTTTACAATTACAAAGAGCGATCGCACAAGTGTGATCATCTATCGTACAGGTTTAATGGTCGCTGCTGTGAGTTTTGCGATCGGTAGCGGGTTAGTTTTATTCTCTCCTCAACCTGTGGCAATTCCAGCAATTACCCCACTCTACACCTGTTTTAGTCTTGCACTGGGTGTCAGTTTGCTAACCATCCATATTTATATGGCATCTCTGCACCGCATTTTACAGCTTTTCTGGATAATTGGCAGCATTTCCGCATTTCTTTTTGGACATTTTGATAGCCAACCTTTTGCGATTACTGTTTATAACGAACCTCTGACTTTATTCGGAGTTGGTTTTACTTTTGCAGCATTAACAGGGATCTTTTTCAAAGAAGGTTTTTGCTTCAATCGTTTAGAAACTAAAATTTTAACACCCCTTGTACCTCTACTTTTATTAGGACATTTAACAGGAATTTTATCAACTCAAGCAGAACAGATTTTATTAGGAATTTGGGCAATTTGCTTTCTAGTATTTGCATTGCGAAAAACAGTACAGGCTATTCCCGCAGATATTGGGGATAAATCTGTATTTGATTATTTGAAAAATCAACGATTAGCAAAAGTTTAA